The Terriglobia bacterium region TCCTCTAACCCCGTCGTGCGCCCTTCAAGTAAGCGCTGAGCTCCGGATGGCGGCCAGCCTCAGCCCATTCCGCCGCCGTTCCCGCGACCTTTGTATCCTTTATATAAGGATCGCCACCCTGCCCGATCAGCCATTCCGCCATGGCACGCCGGCCGAAGTACGCGGCGAAGTGCAAGCCTGTACCGGCGTAATCGAACCCGCCAGGAATCGCATCGATTTCTGCTCCTTTGCTCAGCAGCAGGCGGGCTGCCGGGATATGTCCGCCGATACAGGCATAGACGAAAGCATTATTAAGGACGCTTTGCCGGTCGTTCTTCCACGAAGCGAAGCGGGAGGCGAGTGATTCCTTTCCCGCCGCATTGAAATTGGACTTCGCGATGGACTCAAGATCTCCCCAGGGCCAGTTGATCTTGCCGGCTTCGGGTTTGAGGGTTCCATCCTTACTAAAGCAGCCCTCGATGAGATCGGTTCGGCCCAGGCCCGCCGCGCAACGCAGGTTTCGAATGGCAGCGCCCCTTCGAACGAGCAAATCGACCACGCCCTGGTTATTCCAGTACAGGGCCTCCTCGAGAGGAGACCATCCGGTCGTGCCGTCAACCGCGGCTCCGGACTCGAGAAGCAACTCGGCAACTTCGACGTTATCGCAGCTTCCACAGGCCACGAGCGGCTCGTTCACATTCGCACCTGCGCCGATCAAAAGCCTGGCCATCTCGACCTTGTTCACCAGATTTGTTCCGGAAAGAACCAGGCACTGCAGCAACGTCGGATGACTTGTGTGCGAACGCGTGGTCGCGAGCGCCGGATCGTCTCGAAGGCACTGCCGGAACCCCTCAATATCGTCGGACTTGATGGCGGCGATCGCCG contains the following coding sequences:
- a CDS encoding ankyrin repeat domain-containing protein, with the protein product MDAKFHPAIAAIKSDDIEGFRQCLRDDPALATTRSHTSHPTLLQCLVLSGTNLVNKVEMARLLIGAGANVNEPLVACGSCDNVEVAELLLESGAAVDGTTGWSPLEEALYWNNQGVVDLLVRRGAAIRNLRCAAGLGRTDLIEGCFSKDGTLKPEAGKINWPWGDLESIAKSNFNAAGKESLASRFASWKNDRQSVLNNAFVYACIGGHIPAARLLLSKGAEIDAIPGGFDYAGTGLHFAAYFGRRAMAEWLIGQGGDPYIKDTKVAGTAAEWAEAGRHPELSAYLKGARRG